Proteins encoded within one genomic window of Ailuropoda melanoleuca isolate Jingjing chromosome 16, ASM200744v2, whole genome shotgun sequence:
- the LOC100482420 gene encoding solute carrier family 22 member 20 isoform X2 — translation MAMAFTELLDSLGGVGRFQLVYTALLLLPCSLLACHNFLQNFTAAVPGHHCRGPANHTAAAANHSGAWLRATVPLDQLGTPEPCQRFTEPQWALLSPNTSVRGAATEGCKDGWVYDRSIFPSTIVMEWDLVCEDRPLRDLAQSIYMAGVLVGAAVFGSLADRLGRKGPLVWSYLQLAVSGAATAYFGSFGAYCVFRFLMGMTFSGIILNSLSLVVEWMPTRGRTVAGALLGYSFTLGQLILAGVAYLIRPWRWLQFAVSVPFLIFFLYSWWLPESSRWLLLHGRSQLAVQNLRKVAVMNGRAEEGERLTKEVVSSYIQSEIANVRTSNSVLDLFRTPAIRKVTCCLMVVWFSNSMAYYGLAMDLQKFGLNVYLVQVLFGVIDIPAMLVATTTMIYVGRRATVASFLILAGLMVIVNMFVPEDMQTLRTAQAALGKGCLASSFICVYLFTGELYPTEIRQMGMGFASVNARFGGLVAPLVTTLGEFSAILPPMSFGTTSILAGLAVCFLAETRNAPLVETIEAMERRVKGGLSKKEAEGKREEISLQQLGSSPLKETI, via the exons ATGGCCATGGCCTTCACGGAGCTGCTGGACAGCCTGGGTGGTGTGGGCCGCTTCCAGCTCGTCTACACGGCCCTGCTCCTGTTGCCCTGCAGCCTGCTGGCCTGTCACAACTTCCTGCAGAACTTCACGGCCGCCGTGCCCGGCCACCACTGCCGGGGCCCCGCCAACCACACCGCGGCCGCCGCCAACCACTCGGGGGCCTGGCTGAGGGCCACGGTACCCCTGGACCAGCTCGGGACCCCTGAGCCTTGCCAGCGCTTCACGGAGCCTCAGTGGGCCCTCCTGAGCCCCAACACCTCTGTCCGTGGGGCGGCCACGGAGGGCTGCAAGGACGGCTGGGTCTATGATCGCAGCATTTTCCCGTCCACCATCGTGATGGAG TGGGATCTGGTGTGTGAAGACCGCCCCCTCCGCGACCTGGCTCAGTCCATCTACATGGCCGGGGTGCTGGTGGGCGCCGCCGTGTTCGGCAGCCTCGCGGACAG GCTGGGCCGCAAGGGCCCCCTGGTCTGGTCCTACCTGCAGCTGGCAGTCTCGGGGGCCGCCACGGCCTACTTCGGCTCCTTCGGCGCCTACTGTGTCTTCCGGTTCCTGATGGGCATGACCTTCTCCGGCATCATCCTCAACTCCCTCTCCCTGG TCGTGGAGTGGATGCCCACGCGGGGCCGGACCGTGGCGGGGGCGTTGCTGGGGTACTCCTTCACCCTGGGGCAACTCATCCTGGCCGGAGTGGCATACCTGATCCGCCCCTGGCGGTGGCTGCAGTTtgctgtctctgttcctttcctcatcttcttcctctaCTCGTG GTGGCTGCCGGAGTCGTCCCGCTGGCTCCTCCTCCATGGCAGGTCACAGCTGGCTGTGCAGAACCTGCGGAAGGTGGCCGTTATGAACGGGAGAGCGGAGGAGGGCGAGAGGCTCACCAAAGAG GTGGTGAGCTCTTACATCCAGAGTGAGATTGCGAATGTCCGCACCTCCAACTCGGTCTTAGACCTCTTCCGAACCCCGGCCATCCGAAAGGTCACATGCTGTCTCATGGTGGTCTG GTTCTCCAACTCCATGGCTTACTACGGGCTGGCTATGGACCTGCAGAAGTTTGGACTCAACGTCTACCTGGTGCAGGTCCTGTTCGGGGTCATAGACATCCCGGCCATGCTGGTGGCCACCACCACCATGATATACGTGGGCCGCCGGGCCACCGTGGCCTCCTTCCTCATCCTGGCCGGGCTCATGGTGATCGTGAACATGTTTGTGCCGGAAG ATATGCAGACCCTGCGCACGGCCCAGGCGGCGCTAGGCAAAGGCTGCCTGGCCAGCTCCTTCATCTGTGTGTACCTGTTCACGGGAGAGCTGTACCCCACAGAGATCAG GCAGATGGGGATGGGCTTTGCCTCGGTCAATGCCCGCTTTGGGGGTCTGGTTGCACCCCTGGTCACCACGCTCGGGGAGTTCAGCGCCATCCTACCGCCCATGAGCTTCGGGACCACTTCGATCCTGGCCGGGCTGGCCGTCTGCTTCCTGGCTGAGACCCGCAACGCGCCCCTGGTGGAGACCATCGAGGCCATGGAGAGGAG AGTCAAAGGAGGTCTTTCCaagaaggaggcagaagggaagagggaagaaatttCTCTCCAGCAGCTGGGATCTTCTCCCCTCAAAGAAACCATCTAA